From a region of the Verrucomicrobiota bacterium genome:
- a CDS encoding TrkA family potassium uptake protein, giving the protein MAQRIFIIGAGRFGAHLATRLSEFGSEIVLADKNPDRVEDLVQDGFHAVEMDAEDQHALKEAGVQDADAVVVSIGENMQGSILTTLLLKELKVKKLICRALDARHATVLEKLGADLVVLPTRDMAYRLAERLRDNAGSDRQQLCGDHQLAQIRVGPPLHSKTLAEAALRDHYRVNVVLLTRTDARGETMAIEPTPDRAILRGDMLFVSGRRENLNRFERECGEESAAT; this is encoded by the coding sequence ATGGCACAACGCATTTTTATCATTGGCGCAGGCCGGTTCGGAGCGCATCTGGCCACGCGGCTGTCCGAGTTCGGCAGCGAAATCGTGCTGGCCGACAAGAACCCCGATCGCGTGGAGGACTTGGTGCAGGACGGTTTTCACGCGGTCGAAATGGACGCGGAAGACCAGCACGCACTCAAGGAAGCCGGTGTGCAGGACGCCGATGCCGTGGTCGTGAGCATCGGCGAGAACATGCAGGGCAGCATCCTGACCACGCTCTTGCTCAAGGAACTCAAGGTGAAGAAACTCATCTGCCGCGCGCTCGACGCCCGGCACGCCACGGTGCTCGAAAAGCTCGGCGCGGACCTCGTGGTGTTGCCCACCCGCGATATGGCTTACCGGCTGGCGGAACGGTTGCGTGACAATGCCGGCAGCGACCGGCAGCAGTTGTGCGGCGATCATCAACTGGCACAAATCCGGGTTGGCCCGCCACTGCACAGCAAGACTCTGGCGGAAGCTGCGCTGCGCGACCACTATCGCGTGAATGTTGTCCTCCTGACGCGCACCGATGCGAGGGGTGAGACGATGGCAATCGAACCGACGCCCGACCGTGCGATACTCCGGGGCGACATGTTGTTCGTTTCCGGACGGCGCGAGAACTTGAACCGCTTTGAGCGTGAATGCGGAGAGGAATCAGCCGCGACTTGA
- a CDS encoding glycosyltransferase family 4 protein, whose translation MSTSIPTTGAPKRIGFISTRFQGTDGVTLEARKWADILSGLGHSCFWMAGMLDVPPEVSLLAPLAYFNRPAVAEVQAKLFGVAFRTRAITNQIQSLKEQLKDDLYRFIEKFQLEVLIPENILAIPMHVPLGLAMTEVIAETTLPVIAHHHDFAWERERFTLNAVNDYLQAAFPPLLYGMEHVVINSMAQKELARRYGIPSQVIPNVLDFETPPRGFDDYNRDLRREIGLKEDDWFILQPTRVVQRKGIEHAIELVRRLKDPRAKLVISHPAGDEGSAYMAMLNDRITDAGIDVRFIADRVGETRGTNAEGRKVYTLFDIYPHADLVTYPSHYEGFGNAFLEAIYFGKPVVVNLYAVYARDIDPLGFKTIEMTQLVTKDIVEQTQEILQNAALREEWAKTNHGLGVKYFSYSVARRKLVARLANLFGEGV comes from the coding sequence ATGAGCACCAGCATTCCAACCACCGGCGCACCGAAGCGCATCGGCTTCATCTCAACGCGCTTTCAAGGCACGGATGGCGTGACTCTCGAAGCGCGTAAATGGGCGGACATCCTTTCGGGTTTGGGCCACTCGTGCTTTTGGATGGCCGGCATGCTCGACGTGCCGCCGGAAGTCAGTCTTCTTGCTCCTCTCGCCTACTTCAACCGTCCCGCAGTGGCGGAGGTTCAGGCCAAACTCTTTGGCGTCGCCTTCCGCACACGTGCCATCACCAATCAAATCCAGAGTTTGAAGGAACAACTCAAGGACGACCTTTACCGCTTCATCGAGAAATTCCAGTTGGAAGTCTTGATTCCCGAAAACATCCTCGCGATTCCCATGCACGTTCCGCTCGGCCTCGCCATGACCGAGGTCATCGCCGAAACCACGCTCCCCGTCATCGCCCACCATCACGACTTCGCGTGGGAACGCGAACGGTTCACGCTCAACGCCGTCAACGACTACCTCCAGGCGGCGTTCCCGCCCTTGCTTTACGGGATGGAGCACGTCGTCATCAATTCGATGGCGCAGAAGGAACTCGCCCGCCGTTATGGCATTCCCTCCCAGGTCATCCCCAACGTGCTGGATTTTGAAACGCCGCCCCGCGGCTTCGACGACTACAACCGCGACCTCCGCCGGGAAATCGGCCTCAAAGAGGATGACTGGTTCATCTTGCAACCGACGCGCGTAGTGCAGCGCAAAGGCATCGAGCACGCCATTGAACTGGTGCGCCGCCTCAAAGACCCGCGCGCCAAGCTCGTCATTTCCCATCCCGCTGGCGACGAAGGCAGCGCCTACATGGCCATGCTCAACGACCGCATCACCGATGCGGGCATTGATGTGCGCTTCATTGCGGACCGCGTGGGCGAAACGCGGGGCACGAACGCCGAAGGGAGGAAGGTTTACACGCTATTCGACATTTACCCGCACGCAGACCTCGTGACGTATCCCAGCCATTACGAGGGTTTCGGCAATGCCTTTCTCGAAGCCATCTATTTCGGAAAGCCGGTGGTGGTAAACCTGTATGCCGTTTATGCCCGCGACATTGACCCACTAGGTTTCAAGACCATCGAAATGACGCAACTGGTCACCAAAGACATCGTTGAGCAGACACAGGAGATTCTCCAGAACGCCGCATTGCGTGAGGAATGGGCAAAGACGAACCACGGACTGGGCGTCAAGTATTTCTCCTACTCGGTCGCCCGACGCAAACTCGTTGCGCGATTGGCAAACCTCTTCGGCGAAGGCGTGTGA
- a CDS encoding MMPL family transporter: MLIPIGIGLVRLRFDVEVLDLLPGKSPVVQGLKLYQQNFSNARELIVTIKSADAEQAESSARAITTALRAATNLVADANWQPPWLESPGQSAELVAFLWLNQPPDIFGQLTNRLAGENLTNILNEARDALATSLSPNEIALRGYDPYNLMQLPDGAMASTPSLGSGQEFFSSGDGTFRIVFVEATTELASYRECLAWLNSIKVIVANTRAAGQLADDVVVRYTGRPAFVAEIAGGMEHDMLASVGGTMVIIALLFWWAHRRWRPLLWLLTLLALILGDTTALGGLLFRTINVVSMGFAAILLGLAVDYGLVLYQEAQSDRNATAQKLRRDIAPSILWSAVTTAGAFLILNLSGLPGLAQLGSLVAIGVALAAVVMLFAYLPPLLGTRGELGQPPSEAISHQTQPAGRNAISFALNSPWVIWGITGLILLIAILVLAKERPAFDHTADALRPRNSPAYAALEEIKANLGRAQEPLWILVPGRSETEVARRLEQAKTVLTGAVSNQLIRSFTLATTLWPRPEYQQANRAAAEHLLRQKETLRNAALAHGFTSNSFALTENLFDTWQQALSQTNVFWPTNHSSHWVLSKLTARRPDELLALGLVYPATNISTAANSQLSTLNSQLFRDGILLSGWELLGASMFDLVKADLPKVLLPMLALLLISLWLAYRRFSEVVLSLGTLLFSGLCLYVVMDLAGWSWNLLNLMALPLLLGAGVDYSIHMQLALRRHGGDIRLVRHSIGRALFLCGGTTVAGFGSLSWSNNAGLASLGQVCSIGILCAMLTAIYLLPVWWRSIAGRKKIGR, encoded by the coding sequence ATGCTCATCCCGATCGGCATCGGCCTGGTCCGCCTTCGGTTTGATGTCGAAGTGCTTGACCTCCTGCCTGGTAAATCCCCGGTCGTTCAAGGACTCAAACTTTACCAGCAAAACTTTTCGAATGCCCGCGAACTGATCGTCACCATAAAATCGGCCGATGCCGAACAAGCCGAATCCTCCGCCCGCGCCATCACCACCGCATTGCGAGCAGCGACCAATCTGGTTGCCGATGCCAACTGGCAACCGCCGTGGCTGGAAAGTCCCGGTCAGTCTGCCGAGCTGGTCGCCTTCCTCTGGCTCAATCAACCACCCGACATTTTCGGCCAACTTACCAACCGCCTCGCCGGCGAAAACCTGACTAACATCTTAAACGAAGCCCGTGATGCCCTTGCCACGTCGCTTTCGCCCAATGAAATCGCTCTGCGCGGTTACGATCCTTACAATTTGATGCAACTGCCGGATGGTGCGATGGCATCCACTCCTTCGCTGGGCTCGGGTCAGGAATTCTTTTCCTCCGGGGACGGCACCTTTCGTATCGTTTTTGTCGAAGCCACCACTGAACTCGCCAGCTATCGCGAATGCCTGGCTTGGTTGAATTCGATCAAGGTCATTGTCGCCAACACTCGCGCCGCGGGACAACTGGCGGACGATGTGGTGGTGCGTTACACGGGCCGGCCGGCGTTCGTAGCCGAGATCGCGGGCGGCATGGAGCACGACATGCTCGCTTCCGTGGGCGGGACGATGGTGATCATTGCGCTGCTGTTCTGGTGGGCGCACCGGCGTTGGCGTCCGTTGCTATGGTTGTTGACTCTGCTTGCCTTGATTCTCGGCGACACGACGGCATTGGGCGGTTTGCTTTTCCGAACAATTAACGTCGTCAGCATGGGATTTGCCGCCATCTTGCTCGGCCTGGCGGTGGACTACGGACTGGTGCTTTATCAGGAAGCGCAGTCTGACCGAAACGCGACCGCGCAAAAGCTGCGTCGCGACATTGCTCCGAGCATCCTCTGGTCGGCGGTCACGACGGCCGGCGCGTTTCTGATTTTGAATCTCAGCGGTTTGCCCGGATTGGCGCAACTGGGTTCGCTGGTTGCCATCGGCGTTGCGCTGGCGGCCGTGGTCATGCTCTTTGCGTATCTGCCGCCCTTGTTGGGAACGCGTGGCGAACTTGGTCAACCGCCGTCAGAAGCCATTTCCCATCAGACACAGCCCGCCGGCCGGAACGCCATTTCCTTCGCCTTGAATTCCCCGTGGGTCATTTGGGGAATCACCGGCTTGATTCTGCTCATCGCCATTTTGGTGTTGGCGAAAGAGCGACCGGCCTTCGACCATACCGCCGACGCGCTGCGACCTCGCAACAGTCCGGCTTACGCCGCCCTTGAAGAAATCAAAGCGAACCTGGGCCGCGCGCAAGAACCGCTTTGGATTCTCGTTCCGGGGCGAAGCGAAACTGAAGTCGCTCGCCGACTGGAGCAGGCGAAAACTGTTCTGACCGGCGCCGTTTCGAACCAACTCATCCGCAGTTTCACGCTGGCCACCACACTCTGGCCGCGCCCTGAATACCAACAAGCCAATCGCGCCGCCGCCGAACATTTGCTTCGCCAAAAGGAAACGCTTCGCAACGCCGCGCTGGCTCACGGATTCACCAGCAATTCCTTCGCGTTGACTGAAAACCTTTTTGACACCTGGCAGCAAGCCCTTTCGCAAACCAATGTTTTCTGGCCGACAAATCACAGCAGCCATTGGGTGTTGAGCAAATTGACCGCCCGCCGCCCGGACGAATTGCTTGCGCTGGGATTGGTTTATCCCGCGACTAACATCTCCACCGCCGCCAACTCTCAACTCTCCACTCTCAACTCTCAACTTTTCCGCGACGGCATCCTGCTTTCCGGCTGGGAACTGCTCGGCGCATCGATGTTCGACCTCGTCAAAGCCGATTTGCCAAAAGTTCTTCTGCCGATGTTGGCGCTGCTGTTGATTTCGTTGTGGCTGGCGTATCGTCGGTTTAGCGAAGTCGTGTTGAGTCTGGGCACGCTGTTATTCAGCGGGCTTTGTCTCTACGTCGTCATGGATCTGGCGGGTTGGTCATGGAATTTGCTGAACCTGATGGCGCTGCCGTTGCTTCTTGGCGCCGGAGTGGATTACAGTATTCACATGCAACTGGCCTTGCGACGACACGGCGGCGACATCCGATTGGTGCGCCACAGCATCGGGCGCGCTTTGTTTCTCTGCGGCGGCACGACGGTAGCCGGGTTTGGTTCGCTGTCGTGGTCCAACAACGCCGGGTTGGCAAGTCTCGGTCAGGTTTGTTCAATCGGCATCCTCTGCGCGATGCTCACGGCGATTTATCTCCTGCCGGTTTGGTGGCGGTCCATCGCGGGCCGGAAAAAGATCGGACGGTAA
- a CDS encoding lysophospholipid acyltransferase family protein: MNVEPISSNAHLRTQPAPSLPANGPVRSDSPLVRPSFLYRAGLWRLGLMLARALPHAFCAGLAQTVMRIYAFVRPERREIVVQNLLPALHNDRAAAERMSRALFQQFALKLTDLLRFEAGLPVADMFTELTGWEHFVDAQKEKRGVLLLTPHLGNWEFGAPLLTQRGYQLQVITLVEPGSGLTEMRQASRARWGIETLVIGEDPFAIVDVIRRLEGGATVALLVDRPPPTSAVTVELFGRPFAASIAAAELARASGCLLLPVYLPRNERGYAANILPTIPYERAALRERDARRQLTQEIMRAFEPAIRQHVDQWYHFVPIWPTLESSLQAATPTVLTR; this comes from the coding sequence TTGAACGTCGAACCCATATCTTCGAACGCCCATCTGCGAACCCAGCCGGCCCCGTCGCTCCCCGCGAACGGGCCAGTCAGGAGCGATTCGCCATTGGTCCGCCCTTCCTTTCTCTACCGCGCAGGATTGTGGCGGCTCGGTTTGATGCTGGCGCGCGCGCTGCCGCACGCCTTCTGCGCCGGCCTTGCTCAAACGGTGATGCGAATTTATGCCTTCGTCCGTCCCGAGCGACGCGAGATTGTCGTTCAAAACCTCCTGCCGGCGTTGCACAACGACCGCGCTGCTGCGGAACGAATGAGTCGCGCACTGTTTCAACAATTTGCCTTGAAACTCACCGACCTTTTGCGTTTCGAAGCCGGTCTCCCTGTGGCAGACATGTTTACTGAGTTGACCGGGTGGGAACACTTTGTTGATGCGCAGAAAGAAAAACGCGGCGTGCTGTTGCTCACCCCGCATCTGGGCAATTGGGAATTCGGCGCGCCGCTGCTGACCCAACGCGGTTACCAGCTTCAGGTCATCACCCTCGTCGAGCCGGGAAGCGGATTGACTGAAATGCGTCAGGCGTCGCGGGCCAGGTGGGGCATCGAGACACTGGTGATTGGTGAAGACCCATTTGCGATTGTGGATGTGATCCGTCGGTTGGAAGGCGGTGCCACCGTGGCTCTGCTGGTGGACCGTCCGCCCCCAACAAGCGCCGTGACGGTGGAACTATTTGGCCGGCCATTTGCGGCTTCGATTGCCGCGGCCGAACTGGCGCGCGCTTCGGGCTGCCTCTTGTTGCCGGTCTATCTGCCACGCAATGAACGAGGGTATGCTGCGAATATTTTGCCGACAATTCCTTACGAGCGCGCCGCGCTTCGGGAACGCGACGCGCGCCGGCAATTGACCCAGGAAATCATGCGTGCTTTTGAACCCGCCATTCGCCAACATGTCGATCAATGGTATCACTTTGTTCCCATCTGGCCGACGTTGGAGTCCAGCCTTCAGGCTGCCACGCCAACCGTTTTGACACGCTGA
- a CDS encoding outer membrane lipoprotein carrier protein LolA — MMSARAADTNSLLNAWFNAQTNIQTWMADFIQTRTLKSLTQPLTATGHVWFAAPNRFRWELGNPAQTIAVRQPEQMLVIYPRLKRAERYPLTSNQTGPWRDALALLEAGFPRSKAEMEFQFRILSQVSTNEIYELTLQPKSAAARRMMPQIKIAFATNDFALRATELEFADHSTMRNDFQNPKLNEKVDEGLFAPKLNEDYKIVEPLKQK; from the coding sequence ATGATGTCGGCCCGAGCTGCTGACACGAATTCGCTGCTAAACGCCTGGTTCAATGCCCAAACCAACATTCAAACCTGGATGGCGGATTTCATTCAAACGCGCACGCTGAAATCGTTGACCCAGCCTTTGACTGCCACCGGTCACGTCTGGTTCGCCGCGCCAAATCGCTTCCGCTGGGAACTCGGCAACCCCGCACAAACCATCGCCGTCCGCCAGCCTGAACAAATGCTGGTAATCTACCCGCGCCTGAAACGCGCCGAGCGTTATCCGCTCACGAGCAATCAAACCGGCCCATGGCGTGACGCACTCGCCTTGCTCGAAGCCGGTTTCCCGCGCAGCAAAGCCGAAATGGAATTCCAGTTTCGGATTCTGTCGCAAGTCTCGACGAATGAAATCTACGAACTCACCCTGCAACCCAAATCCGCTGCCGCGCGCCGCATGATGCCCCAAATCAAGATCGCCTTTGCCACAAACGATTTTGCTTTGCGCGCCACAGAACTCGAATTTGCCGACCACTCGACCATGCGCAACGATTTCCAGAACCCAAAGTTAAACGAAAAAGTGGACGAAGGGTTGTTCGCGCCCAAGCTCAATGAGGATTACAAAATCGTCGAACCTCTGAAGCAAAAGTAA